In a genomic window of Clavelina lepadiformis chromosome 7, kaClaLepa1.1, whole genome shotgun sequence:
- the LOC143466042 gene encoding CUB and zona pellucida-like domain-containing protein 1, translating to MCVWLLTTSSENHIRVWFGYIFTEKCCDWIKVRDGANANSPKIGVISGSPQFFPSYVSSGSILRIEFDSDEVANGKGFNFYYENYKPGNDAQTSTCGAKLTADVNRLQYFSTPNWPGTYDNDTFCIWVITAGFGQTVRLIILGAITELSSDYIKVYEGDQPIEENRYSSLTGKHAKRYSFTSAGNQLTVVFDTDENHRNRVQVGASEHPTTPFSTKRPVFSDNSCPDK from the exons ATGTGCGTCTGGTTACTAACCACGTCGTCAGAGAATCATATTCGGGTCTGGTTTGGCTACATATTCACTGAAAAGTGCTGTGACTGGATTAAG GTACGAGATGGCGCTAACGCAAATTCCCCCAAAATTGGCGTCATCAGTGGCAGCCCTCAATTTTTTCCCAGCTATGTTTCCTCCGGGAGTATACTAAGAATTGAGTTTGATTCGGACGAAGTGGCCAACGGAAAAggatttaacttttattacgAAAACTACAAACCTGGAA ATGACGCGCAAACATCTACATGCGGAGCCAAATTGACAGCTGACGTCAACCGCTTGCAATACTTTTCTACACCCAACTGGCCAGGTACTTACGACAACGATACGTTTTGTATTTGGGTTATTACTGCAGGTTTCGGCCAAACCGTCCGACTTATCATTCTGGGAGCAATCACGGAGCTTTCCTCCGATTATATCAAG GTTTACGAGGGTGATCAACCAATTGAAGAGAACCGGTATTCAAGTCTCACTGGAAAACACGCCAAGCGGTATAGCTTCACGAGCGCGGGAAACCAGTTGACTGTCGTGTTTGATACTGACGAAAACCACCGCAATAGAGTCCAAGTTGGGGCTTCAGAGCATCCTACCACGCCGTTTTCGACAAAACGTCCGGTCTTCTCGGATAACTCTTGTCCAGATAAATAG
- the LOC143465044 gene encoding suppressor of tumorigenicity 14 protein homolog, producing the protein MMYLHILVYLSLTLALLKTVDGAVMTKKNVNLLARSRQKRQTGRVCTREEKYSCPVESENISVRVCFRTVEYCCDQGYVMENGNCVPDDFARTTGVNCGGYPTVMTQEAGQMSSPGHPGLYPNNFNCEWEIRGPEGSTIDVQITVLSIENPRYPCFFPGCVPICVDKLTITDGVSNWVLCGIQVIMPVFSSVGNSVRISFFTDSFTDSFYSYRGFQLSYTMRGITTTTTTTTTTTTTTITPATTENNETSSLVTPNATPTTPPPRGLHILCLGDLVYTEFLPQCTLRCDEGVVVRDDCTPQDMDSRSGCVCPPEAPVSYRAKCITEINCTTKHKPPTCFGGAIYNDCLPVCTLTCDNRNSLPDHCFNTSLPCVAGCGCPLIAPILDGESCIPPQLCRPKPQKTIIKCGKQFFLPNPRIVGGEHSVNGSWPWAVQIIKSILDSQLNQAEKFHCGGTVICSRWVLTAAHCFQNDIGFGFELQTYLYILRFGKHLRDLGLPTPGTNEQVPDKIFPHENYDFKTTTNDIALIRLKTPLQMTKTIRPACMPQYVAPSRHNSGWGPRPGQTCFAVGWGSTTGRGPRNTYLKEVRLSVRVVHLCESVYPNFHPHVSLCVGGLGTDDTCTGDSGGPLLCKHGDRWYVDGVTSYGLECGVVGQPSVYTRMTTFSAWVRSKTGQDCGHPDTEWIQLNN; encoded by the exons ATGATGTACTTACACATATTAGTTTATTTATCGTTAACGCTGGCTCTGCTCAAAACAGTGGATGGCGCAGTCAtgacaaagaaaaatgttaatCTGCTTGCAAG AAGTCGACAGAAAAGACAAACTGGTAGGGTTTGCACTCGAGAAGAGAAGTATTCTTGCCCGGTAGAGAGCGAGAATATATC GGTAAGGGTGTGCTTTCGGACTGTAGAATATTGTTGCGATCAAGGTTATGTTATGGAAAATGGGAACTGCGTTCCAG ACGATTTTGCCCGCACCACCGGCGTAAATTGTGGAGGATATCCTACAGTCATGACTCAAGAAGCAGGACAAATGTCATCCCCCGGTCACCCTGGGCTATATCCGAACAACTTCAATTGTGAATGGGAGATTCGTGGCCCGGAAGGCAGCACAATTGATGTTCAAATCACAGTACTTTCAATCGAAAACCCTCG GTATCCCTGCTTTTTCCCCGGATGTGTTCCAATCTGTGTGGATAAATTGACAATAACAGATGGAGTTTCCAATTGGGTGTTATGCGGCATACAAGTCATCATGCCGGTCTTTTCATCAGTTGGAAACTCTGTCCggatttcatttttcactGACTCTTTTACCGACTCCTTTTACTCGTACCGTGGTTTTCAACTGTCATATACTATGCGTGGAATCACAACAACTACAACAACAACTACAACGACTACGACGACCACAATTACTCCGGCGACAACTGAGAACAATGAAACAAGCTCGTTGGTTACGCCTAATGCAACACCAACTACCCCACCACCCAGAG GTTTACATATTCTATGTCTGGGCGACCTTGTTTACACTGAATTCTTACCACAATGCACTTTGCGTTGTGACGAAGGTGTTGTGGTCCGGGATGACTGCACGCCTCAAGACAtggattcccggtctgggtgTGTCTGTCCTCCTGAAGCACCAGTTTCTTATCGGGCGAAATGCATTACGGAAATCAATTGCACTACAAAACACA AACCTCCAACGTGTTTCGGTGGGGCAATCTACAACGATTGCCTTCCTGTTTGTACCCTCACTTGTGATAACCGCAACTCGCTCCCGGATCATTGTTTCAATACAAGTCTTCCTTGTGTTGCCGGATGTGGCTGTCCTCTTATTGCACCGATACTTGATGGTGAATCGTGTATTCCTCCGCAGTTATGTAGGCCGAAGCCACAAA AAACTATCATTAAATGTGGGAAACAATTCTTTCTACCAAATCCAAGAATTGTCG GTGGAGAGCATTCTGTTAATGGATCGTGGCCGTGGGCGGTACAGATTATAAAGTCGATCCTTGATTCCCAACTAAATCAGGCAGAAAAATTTCACTGTGGAGGAACAGTTATTTGTTCACGCTGGGTACTGACGGCTGcgcattgttttcaaaatgacaTTGGTTTCGGCTTTGA GTTGCAGACTTATCTCTACATTCTTCGCTTTGGAAAACATCTTAGAGATTTGGGTCTACCCACGCCAGGAACTAAC GAACAAGTTCCCGACAAAATCTTCCCGCATGAGAATTatgatttcaaaacaacaacaaacgaTATCGCACTGATACGTTTGAAGACGCCTTTACAGATGACGAAGACGATTCGCCCAGCTTGCATGCCTCAGTATGTCGCCCCGTCCCGACATAACAGCGGCTGGGGACCTCGGCCTGGTCAAACATGCTTCGCTGTCGGTTGGGGATCGACAACCG GCAGAGGACCAAGAAATACTTATCTGAAAGAAGTCCGATTGTCTGTGCGAGTGGTTCATTTATGTGAAAGTGTTTATCCAAACTTTCACCCCCATGTTTCCCTGTGCGTTGGGGGCTTGGGTACCGACGATACTTGCACG GGCGACAGCGGAGGTCCCCTTCTATGTAAGCACGGTGACAGGTGGTATGTGGACGGTGTCACAAGTTACGGACTCGAATGCGGAGTTGTTGGACAACCCAGCGTGTACACCCGTATGACTACATTTAGTGCATGGGTGAGATCAAAAACTGGACAAGACTGTGGACATCCTGATACCGAATGGATACAACTAAACAACtaa